From Acidobacteriota bacterium, one genomic window encodes:
- a CDS encoding acyl-CoA dehydrogenase family protein: protein MEKEYIKGGEFLLSEGTTATCFTPEDFTDEHRMIGETCREYIDNEVVPQLPALENHAWEVARDLLKKAGDLGLLGANISEDLGGMALDQTSGVIIAEAVGRGSGFGSTYGAQTSIGLLPIYYWGSEELKKEWIPGIISGEIVTAYCLTESGSGSDALGAKCVAKLTEDGQHWILNGEKMWITNGGFADVFIVFAKVDGEKDKFSAFLVPRSDNCRPAAEEHKMGIKSSSTTAVVLSDAKIPVGYLIGNVGDGAKIAFGVLNVGRFKLGASVTGGAKLAIHEAVRYANERHQFNKPISSFGAIKHKLAEMAIKTWVSEAITYRTVGMIDALIGDGADNATKLKSIDEYAVESSINKVFCSESLDYVVDEMVQIYGGYGYSAEYPADKAYRDSRINRIFEGTNEINRLLIPGQLMKRAMKGQLPLIQAAKALQDEIMNPVMSFDDDDSVLASEAKLAANAKKVALMILGTAAQKYMMDLQNQQEVLMNCADIIMNAYAMETAVLRAKKAAEKGDAAREIDMAQVFCNDAIQKIEASAKNTIAGMLEGDDAKMLLVALKRFTKNNSPVNTITARQRIAEVMIAANTYTF from the coding sequence ATGGAAAAAGAATACATCAAAGGCGGCGAATTCCTGCTTAGCGAGGGCACGACCGCAACGTGTTTTACGCCGGAGGATTTCACCGATGAACATCGGATGATCGGCGAAACCTGCCGTGAATACATCGACAACGAGGTCGTTCCGCAGCTTCCGGCGCTTGAGAACCACGCCTGGGAAGTCGCCCGCGACCTGCTGAAAAAGGCCGGCGATCTCGGTCTTCTCGGCGCGAACATCTCGGAAGATCTCGGCGGAATGGCGCTTGACCAGACGTCCGGCGTGATTATCGCCGAAGCCGTCGGACGCGGCAGCGGCTTCGGTTCGACCTACGGCGCGCAAACTTCGATCGGTCTTCTACCGATCTATTATTGGGGCTCGGAAGAGCTCAAGAAAGAGTGGATCCCGGGAATCATTTCCGGCGAGATCGTGACCGCATACTGCCTGACCGAATCGGGTTCCGGATCGGACGCGCTCGGCGCGAAATGCGTCGCGAAGCTTACCGAAGACGGGCAGCATTGGATCCTGAACGGCGAGAAGATGTGGATCACGAATGGCGGATTCGCCGATGTTTTCATCGTCTTCGCTAAGGTCGACGGCGAAAAGGACAAGTTCTCGGCGTTCCTCGTCCCGCGTTCTGACAACTGCCGTCCGGCTGCCGAAGAACATAAAATGGGAATCAAGTCGAGCTCGACGACCGCCGTGGTGCTTTCCGATGCGAAAATTCCCGTCGGCTACCTGATCGGCAACGTCGGCGACGGCGCGAAGATCGCGTTCGGCGTGCTGAACGTCGGCCGTTTCAAACTCGGCGCATCGGTCACCGGCGGCGCAAAACTCGCGATCCACGAAGCCGTCCGTTACGCCAACGAGCGCCACCAGTTCAACAAACCGATCTCGTCATTCGGCGCGATCAAGCACAAGCTCGCCGAGATGGCGATCAAGACGTGGGTTTCGGAAGCGATCACGTACCGCACGGTCGGAATGATCGACGCGCTCATCGGCGACGGCGCCGACAATGCGACGAAGCTGAAATCGATCGACGAATACGCGGTCGAAAGCTCGATCAACAAGGTCTTTTGCTCCGAATCGCTCGATTATGTCGTCGATGAAATGGTCCAGATCTACGGCGGTTACGGCTATTCGGCCGAATATCCGGCGGATAAGGCCTATCGCGATTCGCGCATCAACCGCATCTTCGAAGGCACGAACGAGATCAATCGTCTGCTCATTCCGGGACAGCTGATGAAACGGGCGATGAAGGGCCAATTGCCCTTGATCCAGGCGGCGAAGGCGCTCCAGGACGAGATAATGAATCCGGTGATGTCGTTTGACGATGACGATTCGGTGCTCGCGTCGGAGGCGAAACTCGCCGCGAACGCGAAGAAGGTCGCGCTGATGATCCTTGGCACCGCGGCGCAGAAGTATATGATGGATCTGCAGAATCAGCAGGAAGTCCTGATGAACTGCGCCGACATCATAATGAACGCATACGCGATGGAAACGGCCGTTCTGCGGGCGAAAAAGGCGGCCGAGAAAGGCGACGCCGCACGCGAGATCGATATGGCGCAAGTGTTCTGCAACGACGCGATCCAGAAGATCGAGGCTTCGGCCAAGAACACGATCGCCGGAATGCTCGAAGGCGACGACGCGAAAATGCTCCTCGTGGCGCTCAAACGCTTTACGAAGAACAACTCGCCCGTCAACACGATCACCGCCAGGCAACGCATCGCCGAAGTGATGATCGCGGCAAACACCTATACATTTTAG